GTAAGCTCCGCTGCCCGTCAGATCCTGACAGCAAATCCCTACCATTGCCCCGGTAAACCAGCCCTCCAGGCACGCTTCATCCGATAAGATGCTTGCATCAAATACCGGTCCGATCTGTTCGTATACTTCTTCTCCCAGTCCATAATAGAACTGTAATTTATCGTGATCCACGGATACTTTCAAATACACCGGTTTTCCTTCTTTGATCGGAACAAATCCAACCGGATATGTGTAGGTTTTGTTTTCTGCTTTCAGGATACTGATGCATTTTCCCAAATCTTCATCACAGGTAACGTGCAGGTAAAAATAATTATCCGTATCGTACATGCAGATCAGTCCCGCCATCTGTTTAAATACATTTGGTTCAAATTCCAGTTTTGTATCCGCTTCAAACTGAAATTCCGTCCACCGTCTGGCAATCAGGCTCTGATCAAACTTCGAAGACAGTCCTTCCCGTCCGTACATGCGCAGATATCCAGGCCGTTCTTTCAGGGAAAGAAACCTTTCGTCCATTGGGATACGCAAAGACTGATATTCCAGATCCAGTGTTTCTTCTTTAAAATCGTCTCTACATGTTTTTTCCCCAAACACATACGGTTCCAGACCAGTGACTTCTATTTTCTCATCCGGAAGCTTTGTTCCATTCGCCAGACGTAGCCAGCCGTCGCTCGTCCATTCCATTTTCTGAATAGCAGTCTCCCTTCCCAGCGGATATCTGCGCTCTCCCGAAAATCTGGGAGCGTCTTTGGCATTCCTGTTTTCCAGCGGACGCCCGCACAGATGCACGGCATACCATTCTCCTTCCGGTGTTTCCACCAGATCACAATGCCCCGCTTTCTGTAATGGGAAATCCGGTGTATCCCGGGTTGTGAGGATCGAGTTATTCTCATTCCATTCATACGGTCCCCAGATATTTTTCGCGCGAAGAATAGATTGTCCGTGTGCCTCTCCCGTTCCTGTATCTGCACAGAACAGATAATACCAACCATCTCGTTTCACAATATGCGGGCCTTCCAGATAAATCCGGTCGCCGGTATAGATATACCGAACCGGACCGTACATATTCTTTGCTTTCGCGTCATACTCCTGCAAAATAATCCTGCCCTTATATTTTTTCGGGATACGGTGGTCTGTCACCATACTGACCATATATTTTTTTCCGTCATCGTCATGGAACAGCGACGGATCAAATCCGAAATTATTTAACGCAGTCGGCTCGGACCACGGTCCGTGGATATTCTCAGCCGTCACCAGATAATTGGCGGTATCATACATATTACAATAAAAAGACTTCACCACGGTATAAACCAGATAAAAGATTCCCTTATCATAAGTCAGGCATGGGGCCCAGATCCCCTGAGATGCCCCCACCCCTTTCAGATCTAACTGCGATACCCGATTCAGCGGATACTCGATCATTTCCCAGTGTACCAGATCTCTGGAATGATGGAGCCGGACGCCCGGCCACCATTCAAACGTTGAGTTCGCCATATAATAATCTTCTCCAACCCGTATGATGGAGGGATCCGGATGGAAGCCTCGTAAAATTGGATTCTCTGCTTTCATATTTCTCCTTTCCCCATCAGCCAAAAGGCTGCCATGCCGAAACCTCCCGCATGGCAGCCTGCCATCCAATCACATGCGGTTCATTACATCCCGCTTCTTATTTTCCGTCCAGAAATTCCTGAAGCTGTTTTTCTACTTCCGCTCTGACGA
This is a stretch of genomic DNA from Marvinbryantia formatexigens DSM 14469. It encodes these proteins:
- a CDS encoding glycoside hydrolase family 43 protein, whose protein sequence is MKAENPILRGFHPDPSIIRVGEDYYMANSTFEWWPGVRLHHSRDLVHWEMIEYPLNRVSQLDLKGVGASQGIWAPCLTYDKGIFYLVYTVVKSFYCNMYDTANYLVTAENIHGPWSEPTALNNFGFDPSLFHDDDGKKYMVSMVTDHRIPKKYKGRIILQEYDAKAKNMYGPVRYIYTGDRIYLEGPHIVKRDGWYYLFCADTGTGEAHGQSILRAKNIWGPYEWNENNSILTTRDTPDFPLQKAGHCDLVETPEGEWYAVHLCGRPLENRNAKDAPRFSGERRYPLGRETAIQKMEWTSDGWLRLANGTKLPDEKIEVTGLEPYVFGEKTCRDDFKEETLDLEYQSLRIPMDERFLSLKERPGYLRMYGREGLSSKFDQSLIARRWTEFQFEADTKLEFEPNVFKQMAGLICMYDTDNYFYLHVTCDEDLGKCISILKAENKTYTYPVGFVPIKEGKPVYLKVSVDHDKLQFYYGLGEEVYEQIGPVFDASILSDEACLEGWFTGAMVGICCQDLTGSGAYADFDWFTYQEKGE